In the genome of Croceimicrobium hydrocarbonivorans, one region contains:
- a CDS encoding DUF4153 domain-containing protein has protein sequence MRNATFLFLWLLYYLLFWEEGTGINLVLFGLLVSLSSKALQKQWKLRQGEWPYILSFFATAYAVMAYNSALGIFAFCIINFSYQSFLWGPKLSVLEHFSHGFIRIFNFQKALLPEPAYGPPSGRRAFAVLRLSILPLVIFGLFFALFRAGNPMFKEWTNDFTGLFTQLFEDFSWGLFWFMLLGFFILRSFFLRNKSWPLSFQPGDFIQRKPGSKKQKSFSSLALKREYRMALLVFLSLNILLLIVNVIDIRWYWFGFDMPSYFSLKEFLHEGVAYLIASLILAAAVVFYFFRRNLNFYPGNKSLKLLAQIWLIQNAVLSISVLLRTKYYIDFHGLAYGRILVLSILSIVLVGLFLLNRKLSEARNYSYVFRHVSLYSLLLIAGLSLWDMDSTIVRHNLSHGRINEIDVDNYLRLNSRVLPIIYANLDRIEEQINAHQSNDVRWIQYYDIEEFSRALDTRKEVFLKGEAKQSSWSWNWADAKSRKSLASL, from the coding sequence ATGAGGAACGCGACTTTTTTATTCTTATGGCTCTTGTATTATCTCCTGTTCTGGGAAGAAGGCACGGGCATCAACTTGGTTTTATTTGGATTGCTGGTGAGCCTGAGTTCTAAGGCCTTGCAAAAACAATGGAAGCTTCGCCAAGGAGAGTGGCCCTATATTCTCAGTTTTTTCGCCACGGCTTATGCGGTTATGGCTTATAATTCAGCGCTGGGGATTTTTGCTTTTTGCATTATCAATTTCAGCTATCAAAGTTTTCTTTGGGGACCTAAATTGAGTGTGCTCGAACATTTCAGTCATGGCTTTATCCGCATATTTAACTTTCAAAAAGCCCTTTTACCAGAGCCCGCTTATGGACCGCCTTCCGGCCGAAGGGCTTTCGCGGTGCTGCGATTGAGCATTTTGCCGCTGGTGATTTTCGGACTTTTCTTTGCGCTCTTTAGAGCGGGGAACCCCATGTTTAAAGAATGGACCAATGATTTTACCGGACTCTTTACTCAGCTTTTTGAGGATTTCTCCTGGGGGCTTTTTTGGTTTATGCTTTTGGGTTTCTTCATCCTACGTTCCTTCTTCTTAAGAAATAAGTCTTGGCCATTAAGCTTTCAGCCTGGTGATTTTATTCAGCGAAAGCCAGGGTCTAAAAAGCAGAAGTCCTTTTCTTCCTTAGCCTTAAAGCGCGAGTATCGTATGGCCCTGCTGGTTTTCTTATCGCTCAATATCCTTTTGCTTATTGTTAATGTGATTGATATCCGCTGGTATTGGTTTGGTTTTGATATGCCCTCGTACTTTAGTTTGAAGGAGTTTTTACATGAAGGAGTGGCCTATCTCATTGCATCTTTAATCTTGGCGGCAGCAGTGGTCTTCTATTTCTTTCGCCGCAATTTGAACTTCTATCCCGGCAATAAAAGCCTAAAGCTCCTAGCCCAAATTTGGCTGATTCAAAATGCAGTGCTGAGCATTTCCGTTTTGCTGCGCACCAAATATTATATCGATTTCCATGGCTTAGCCTATGGTAGAATTTTGGTCTTGAGCATTCTTTCCATTGTATTAGTGGGCTTGTTTCTGCTGAATCGCAAGCTTAGTGAAGCCCGTAATTACAGTTATGTATTTCGGCATGTTTCCCTGTACAGCCTATTGTTAATTGCAGGCTTGAGCTTATGGGATATGGATAGCACTATCGTCCGCCATAATTTGAGTCATGGCCGAATAAATGAAATTGACGTGGATAATTATTTACGTCTCAATTCTCGGGTCCTGCCCATAATTTACGCTAATCTGGATCGAATTGAGGAACAGATTAATGCGCACCAGAGTAATGATGTGCGCTGGATTCAATATTATGATATTGAAGAATTTAGTCGCGCCTTAGATACTCGTAAAGAGGTTTTCTTGAAGGGAGAAGCCAAGCAAAGTTCTTGGTCCTGGAACTGGGCCGATGCCAAAAGTCGAAAGAGTCTGGCTAGTTTATAA
- a CDS encoding acyl-CoA carboxylase subunit beta — MQDKIKDLEAKIEEAQLGGGQKRIDAQHAKGKLTARERIHFLLDEGSFEETGMLVKHRSNFFGLDKQHFLGDGVVTGYGTIDGRLVYVFAQDFTVLGGSLAEAHAEKICKVMDLAMKNGAPVIGLNDSGGARIQEGVVSLGGYADIFYRNTRASGVIPQLSAIMGPCAGGAVYSPALTDFIGMVENTSYMFVTGPNVVKTVTHEEVTSEELGGASAHSTKSGVTHFTYGNEMTLIKGFRKLLSYMPQNCEEEAPALAYEPGDEVRPTLNEIIPENPNQPYDIREVINGTTDEGSFLEVHKDFAPNIVVGFARLAGRSIGIVANQPAYLAGVLDNNSSTKGARFVRFCDSFNIPLLVFEDVPGFLPGTDQEWNAIISNGAKLLYAFSEATVPRITVITRKAYGGAYDVMNSKHIGADLNYAWPSAEIAVMGAKGAAEIIFRKEIKAAEDPEAKLKEKEEEYASIFANPYRAAARGYVDQVIRPDETRQKLIKAFKMLENKVDKLPQKKHGNIPL; from the coding sequence ATGCAGGATAAGATTAAGGATCTCGAAGCCAAAATCGAGGAAGCGCAATTAGGGGGCGGTCAAAAGCGAATTGATGCCCAACACGCGAAAGGTAAACTTACCGCCCGGGAGCGGATACATTTTCTGCTCGATGAGGGTAGTTTCGAAGAAACAGGCATGCTGGTAAAACACCGCTCCAATTTCTTTGGATTGGATAAACAGCATTTCTTAGGCGATGGGGTGGTTACCGGATATGGTACTATTGATGGTCGTTTGGTATATGTTTTTGCACAAGATTTTACCGTATTAGGAGGCTCATTAGCCGAAGCCCATGCCGAGAAAATCTGCAAGGTGATGGACCTAGCCATGAAGAATGGTGCTCCGGTAATTGGCTTAAATGATTCAGGTGGTGCCCGTATTCAAGAAGGGGTAGTTTCCTTAGGGGGCTATGCCGATATTTTCTATCGTAATACCCGCGCCAGTGGAGTGATTCCACAGCTTTCTGCCATTATGGGGCCTTGTGCCGGTGGGGCGGTATATTCTCCGGCTTTAACCGATTTTATCGGAATGGTAGAGAACACCAGTTATATGTTTGTAACCGGACCGAACGTGGTAAAAACCGTTACCCATGAGGAAGTAACTTCAGAGGAATTGGGAGGCGCTTCGGCCCACAGTACCAAATCCGGGGTAACCCATTTTACCTATGGAAATGAAATGACCCTGATTAAGGGTTTTAGGAAACTACTTTCCTATATGCCTCAAAACTGCGAGGAGGAAGCTCCCGCTTTGGCTTATGAGCCCGGAGATGAGGTTCGCCCTACCCTCAATGAAATCATTCCAGAAAACCCTAATCAACCTTATGATATTCGTGAGGTGATTAACGGTACTACCGATGAAGGCAGCTTCTTGGAGGTACATAAAGATTTTGCTCCTAATATCGTAGTTGGCTTTGCTCGTTTGGCGGGCCGTTCCATCGGTATTGTAGCGAATCAACCTGCTTATTTAGCCGGGGTTTTAGATAATAATTCTTCCACCAAAGGCGCGCGTTTTGTGCGCTTCTGCGATAGCTTCAATATTCCTTTATTGGTATTTGAAGATGTGCCTGGTTTCTTGCCTGGTACCGATCAAGAGTGGAATGCAATCATTAGCAATGGCGCTAAATTGCTTTATGCTTTTAGTGAGGCTACCGTTCCCCGTATTACCGTAATTACCCGTAAGGCTTACGGTGGTGCTTATGATGTGATGAACTCCAAGCATATTGGGGCCGACTTAAACTATGCCTGGCCTTCAGCGGAAATTGCTGTAATGGGAGCCAAGGGAGCGGCTGAAATTATCTTCCGCAAGGAGATTAAGGCAGCAGAAGACCCTGAGGCCAAATTGAAAGAGAAGGAAGAAGAGTATGCTTCTATTTTCGCGAATCCCTATCGTGCTGCAGCCCGTGGTTATGTGGATCAGGTAATTCGTCCGGATGAAACTCGCCAGAAGCTGATTAAAGCCTTTAAAATGTTAGAGAATAAAGTGGATAAGCTTCCTCAGAAAAAACACGGAAACATTCCTTTATAG
- a CDS encoding T9SS type A sorting domain-containing protein produces the protein MRKILITSSLLIAGLFSSYLLWFQNPEEQIDIHQEYANFLAQHPLNQDQGISLTDWEKLPKADRPDLAEQQNFIMTMDPALGYPTPERLVAAKSKLEQARLSFLQKSALDSSNLPDLVWEERGPYDVGGRTRALMYDPNDSTHKKVWAGAVSGGLWYNTDISNSNNPWVPVDDFWQSLGVSCISYDPTNPQIFYVGTGEGLGEVSSTRGQGVWKTSDGGQSWSQLPNSIDFDVVRDIAVRNENGNGVLYVGVRDVSYNGFEPTVGSHEGLYRSTDGGQTFNQVMDTVPGTQYHYAVADIEIGPDNRIWIGTTNSISTNGSRGGGAILYSDDGLNFFRVRNTNGNRVEVAVAPSNAAFIYALIENNGIISQMIRSTDSGNSWQAMSRPDDDDPGIPSHDFTRGQAWYDLIAQVDPNDEATLLVGGINIFRSTDTGTTWNQLSQWYSGTGYPYLHADQHQIVFKPGSSNEVLFGNDGGVARSTNIQSASPSFSIQNAAYNVTQFYAGDISPYASSNQMIAGAQDNGTQRFSQSGFGVTNRATGGDGAYCFIDQISPNFWMSSYVYNNYYRSFNSGNSFGQTFINNNDGRFINPADYDPNLNILYTCKNSYQFYRYSNVTSQVTEEVVRLTGLRDRISHIRVSPYVDDTTTIWVASGAGIIFRVDSADVDDHEIFTEITGSNFPAGYISCIEVGESEKELITTFSNYGIPSVFYTEDGGQSWMNKEGDLPDMPVRWCLINPRDKQNVILATELGIWETRNFLDSMPNWSPANNGLANVRVDMLKLRKSDYTIMASTHGRGVYTAQFKGGLSIAENAFTNEVKAWSIYPNPSNAQFQIDFEAEGIWELELFNLQGQRVLQDRWSEKSPDRVYNIAHLAKGEYILNLRQGAKRHQQKLIIL, from the coding sequence ATGAGAAAAATTCTGATAACCAGTAGTTTACTAATTGCTGGTCTTTTTAGCAGCTATTTGCTTTGGTTTCAAAATCCAGAAGAGCAAATCGATATTCATCAAGAATATGCCAATTTTTTAGCGCAACATCCCCTTAATCAAGATCAAGGCATCAGCCTGACCGATTGGGAAAAACTTCCTAAAGCCGATCGCCCTGATCTGGCTGAACAGCAAAACTTCATTATGACTATGGATCCGGCTTTGGGTTATCCCACTCCGGAGCGACTTGTAGCTGCCAAAAGCAAACTTGAGCAAGCACGACTTTCTTTCTTGCAAAAATCCGCTTTGGATAGTAGCAATCTCCCCGACTTAGTTTGGGAAGAAAGAGGCCCTTATGATGTAGGTGGACGAACCCGTGCTTTGATGTACGACCCCAACGACAGTACCCATAAAAAGGTCTGGGCCGGAGCCGTAAGTGGTGGTCTTTGGTATAATACCGACATCAGCAATAGTAATAATCCCTGGGTGCCAGTAGATGATTTCTGGCAAAGTTTAGGGGTGAGCTGCATAAGTTACGACCCAACCAATCCTCAAATCTTTTATGTAGGAACTGGAGAGGGGCTTGGTGAAGTATCCTCTACCCGTGGACAAGGAGTATGGAAAACTTCCGATGGCGGCCAAAGCTGGAGCCAGCTTCCCAACTCTATCGATTTTGATGTAGTGCGAGACATCGCCGTTCGCAATGAAAATGGCAATGGGGTTCTTTATGTAGGCGTACGAGACGTTTCTTACAATGGTTTTGAACCTACGGTTGGCAGTCACGAAGGGCTCTATCGCTCTACTGATGGCGGTCAGACCTTTAACCAGGTTATGGATACCGTTCCTGGCACCCAATATCATTATGCCGTTGCTGATATTGAAATTGGTCCCGACAATCGTATTTGGATTGGCACTACTAATTCCATCAGCACCAATGGTTCCCGTGGTGGTGGTGCCATTCTTTACAGTGATGATGGCCTTAACTTTTTCCGCGTCCGCAATACCAATGGAAATCGGGTTGAAGTAGCCGTAGCCCCCAGCAATGCTGCTTTTATTTATGCCCTGATTGAGAACAATGGTATCATTTCTCAAATGATTCGCAGTACAGATTCTGGCAATAGCTGGCAAGCGATGAGTCGCCCTGACGATGATGATCCTGGAATTCCCTCTCATGATTTTACCCGTGGTCAAGCTTGGTACGATCTTATTGCCCAGGTAGATCCTAATGATGAAGCTACCCTTTTAGTAGGCGGAATTAATATTTTCCGCAGTACTGATACCGGAACCACCTGGAATCAACTAAGCCAATGGTATAGTGGTACTGGCTATCCTTATTTGCATGCCGATCAACATCAAATCGTTTTTAAGCCCGGTTCTTCCAATGAAGTCCTTTTTGGTAATGATGGTGGTGTAGCTCGATCTACCAATATTCAATCTGCTAGTCCAAGCTTCAGTATCCAAAATGCAGCTTATAATGTTACCCAGTTCTACGCCGGAGATATAAGTCCTTATGCCAGTTCTAATCAAATGATTGCCGGCGCCCAGGATAATGGAACGCAAAGATTCTCGCAAAGCGGCTTTGGCGTCACCAATCGTGCTACCGGAGGTGATGGTGCCTATTGCTTTATCGACCAGATCAGCCCCAATTTTTGGATGAGCAGCTATGTATACAATAATTATTACCGCTCCTTTAATTCGGGGAACAGCTTTGGACAAACCTTCATTAATAATAATGATGGTCGGTTTATTAATCCTGCGGACTATGATCCCAATTTGAATATTCTATACACCTGTAAAAACAGTTACCAGTTCTATCGCTACTCTAATGTAACCTCACAGGTAACTGAAGAAGTAGTACGATTAACCGGCTTAAGAGACCGCATTAGTCATATCCGAGTAAGTCCTTACGTAGATGATACCACCACCATTTGGGTAGCCAGTGGAGCCGGTATCATTTTCCGAGTAGATAGTGCCGATGTGGATGATCACGAAATTTTTACCGAAATCACCGGTTCCAATTTCCCGGCAGGTTATATCTCCTGCATTGAAGTGGGCGAAAGCGAAAAAGAGTTGATTACTACCTTTTCCAATTATGGCATTCCTTCCGTTTTCTACACTGAAGATGGCGGCCAAAGCTGGATGAACAAAGAAGGTGATTTACCTGATATGCCCGTTCGTTGGTGCTTGATAAATCCTCGTGACAAGCAAAATGTAATCCTCGCTACCGAATTGGGAATTTGGGAAACCCGCAATTTCCTGGACTCCATGCCCAATTGGAGTCCTGCCAATAATGGCCTGGCCAATGTGCGGGTAGATATGCTGAAACTGCGAAAATCTGACTACACCATTATGGCCAGTACCCATGGTCGTGGCGTTTACACGGCTCAATTTAAAGGAGGCTTAAGCATTGCTGAAAACGCCTTTACTAATGAAGTGAAAGCTTGGTCTATTTATCCTAATCCCAGCAATGCTCAATTTCAAATAGACTTTGAAGCAGAAGGGATTTGGGAATTGGAACTCTTCAATTTACAAGGGCAAAGAGTTCTCCAAGATCGTTGGTCGGAAAAAAGCCCGGACCGGGTCTACAATATCGCCCATCTGGCTAAGGGAGAGTATATCCTAAACCTTCGTCAAGGGGCCAAAAGGCATCAACAGAAATTAATTATCCTATAA
- the purQ gene encoding phosphoribosylformylglycinamidine synthase subunit PurQ, whose product MKIGVVVFPGSNCDQDMIYTLRKMDHEVVELWHKDTDLQGVEMVVLPGGFSYGDYLRSGAIARFSPIMEQVIAFADKGGYVLGVCNGFQVLCESGLLPGTLQHNTSHSFICKNVHLKPVSKTAAITASLDDSRAYMIPVAHGEGNYYADEATYQQLVANDQILFRYSNAQAEVTEADNINGSLDNIAGVCNAGKNVFGMMPHPERAADANLGNEDGLLLFQSLFNNLGVEA is encoded by the coding sequence ATGAAAATTGGAGTAGTGGTATTTCCTGGAAGTAATTGCGATCAGGATATGATCTATACCCTGCGTAAAATGGATCACGAAGTAGTGGAATTATGGCATAAAGACACCGATCTGCAAGGAGTAGAAATGGTGGTTTTGCCTGGAGGATTTTCCTACGGAGATTACTTACGTAGTGGCGCCATTGCTCGCTTTTCGCCCATTATGGAGCAGGTAATTGCTTTCGCTGATAAAGGTGGATATGTTTTAGGTGTTTGTAATGGATTCCAGGTTTTATGTGAAAGTGGATTGCTACCCGGAACCTTGCAGCACAATACCAGCCATAGCTTTATTTGCAAGAATGTTCATTTAAAGCCGGTATCTAAAACTGCGGCCATTACCGCTTCTTTAGATGATAGTCGTGCCTATATGATTCCCGTAGCCCATGGTGAAGGGAATTACTATGCGGATGAGGCTACCTACCAGCAATTGGTGGCCAATGATCAGATTTTATTCCGCTATTCTAATGCTCAGGCAGAGGTTACAGAAGCCGATAATATTAATGGCTCTTTGGATAATATTGCCGGGGTATGCAATGCTGGAAAGAATGTATTTGGCATGATGCCTCACCCAGAACGCGCAGCAGATGCCAATTTGGGTAATGAAGACGGACTATTGTTATTCCAAAGCTTATTCAACAACTTAGGAGTAGAAGCCTAA
- a CDS encoding redoxin family protein: MKNLKSLLAMPLVMLALFAFKADHPLLEFGAKAPLADRKMQAVDGESYSINELKKEKGLLVIFSCNTCPFVLGWEDQYPKLKSLADENQIGMVLVNSNERKRDGDDSMAEMQKHAKEAGYSMPYVLDAKNELANAFGAKTTPHVYLFDGGMKLVYRGSINDKFENRSKEAEKMYLEGALKALGAGEKIDPADTRELGCSIKRL, encoded by the coding sequence ATGAAGAATTTGAAATCCTTATTGGCGATGCCCCTTGTAATGCTGGCTTTATTCGCTTTTAAAGCAGATCATCCCTTATTGGAATTTGGGGCCAAGGCACCCCTGGCAGATCGAAAAATGCAGGCCGTAGATGGCGAAAGCTATAGCATCAATGAGCTCAAAAAAGAAAAGGGCTTATTAGTCATCTTTAGCTGTAACACCTGTCCTTTTGTTTTGGGCTGGGAAGATCAATACCCAAAATTGAAATCCTTGGCCGATGAAAATCAAATCGGAATGGTGCTCGTAAACAGCAATGAGCGTAAGAGAGATGGTGATGATAGCATGGCGGAAATGCAAAAGCACGCTAAGGAGGCAGGCTATAGCATGCCCTATGTTTTAGATGCTAAAAATGAGTTGGCCAATGCCTTTGGGGCGAAAACCACTCCCCATGTTTATCTTTTCGATGGAGGGATGAAATTGGTGTACCGCGGAAGCATCAACGATAAGTTTGAAAACCGCAGTAAGGAAGCCGAGAAGATGTATTTGGAAGGGGCCTTAAAAGCATTAGGTGCCGGAGAAAAAATTGATCCGGCTGATACCCGCGAATTGGGCTGCTCCATTAAAAGGCTCTAG